From the Clostridium cagae genome, the window CAATTTCGTATTTTAACTTTTCCCTCATTTTTTCTGCTTCAGTAAGTTCTTTATTAGACTTTATTTTTGATTTTATTATTTTTTTTAATGGTGTACCACTCACAGTTATGCACTCCTTTCAAAAAACAAATTATTAAGACTATATAATCTCTAATAAAGTGTATATTATTTTGTTAATTTGTTTTATATCATTACTCACTAATAATATGTTCTGAATATACTATTAGTATGTATAAAACTTATCTATTATATGAAAATTTTTCACTTATTTTATACATTCACTTGATATTTTTATCATATTTAACTATAGTATTTGTATATTAGATAATTTTTTTTAATAATAAATTATACTTATAAAATAATTAGGAGGGATTAATGTGTATAATGTCGCAATAGTTGGGGCTACTGGAAATGTAGGAAGAAAATTTTTAGAAATTTTAGAACAAAGGGACTTTCCAGTAAAAAATTTATATCTTTTTGCATCTAAAAGATCTGAAGGAAAAACTTTAAAATTTAAAGGAAAGGATTTTTTAGTTGAGGAAACATGCGAAAAGAATATAAAAAATAAAAAAATAGACTATGCACTTTTTTCAGCAGGTGGAGATGCTAGTAAAGAATTTGCACCTATATTTGCTTCATATGGAGCTGTAGTAATTGATAATAGCAGTGCTTGGAGAATGGATCCTGATGTACCTTTAGTAGTACCTGAAGTAAATCCTGAAGATATAAAACTTCATAAAGGAATCATTGCAAATCCAAACTGCTCTACTATACAAGCTATGCCTATAGTGAAAGCATTAAATGATAAATATGGAATTAAAAGAATAGTATATTCAACTTACCAAGCCGTATCAGGTGCTGGAATTCAAGCCATAAAAGATTTAGAAGATGGCGTTAAAGGAATTGCACCAAAGAAATTTCCTTATCCTATAGCAGGTAATGTTTTACCTCATATAGACGTCTTTTTAGATAATGGATACACTAAAGAAGAGGAAAAAATGATTAATGAAACAAGAAAAATTCTTCATTGTCCTGATTTAAGAATAACAGCTACTACTGCTAGAGTTCCTGTATTAAATGGACATAGTGAAAGCATAAATGTAGAACTAAATTCTTCATTTGAAGTAGAGGATATTTTTGAATTATTTAGAAACACTAATGGTGTAACTGTATATGATGATGTAAGAGAATTAAAATACCCAACCCCTCTTATGGTATCAGGAAAAGATGATGTCTATGTTGGTAGAATCAGAAGGGACTTTAGTATTGATAATGGCTTAAACCTATGGGTTGTTGGAGATAATATAAGAAAAGGGGCAGCTCTTAATGCTATTCAAATTGCTGAAATAATGATCCAATCTAACAATTAAAAATGGAGGAATTTTAATGTCAGTATTTGAAGGTTCAGGTGTAGCTATTGTTACTCCTTTTAATGATAAAGGAGTAGATTATGATAAATTAAAGGATTTATTAGAATGGCACGTTAAAGAAGGAACAGACTCTATTGTCATTTGTGGAACTACTGGTGAGGCAACTACAATGACAGAAAACGAAAAGAAAACTGTAATAAAGTTTGCAGTTGATGTTATAAATAATAGGATACCAGTAATTGCTGGTACAGGCTCAAATAATACACTATCTGCTATTGAAATGAGTAAATATGCAGAAATTGTTGGTGTTGATGCCATACTTGTAATTACTCCTTATTATAATAAAACTTCACAAAAAGGATTATTCAAACATTTTAAAGCAGTAAATGATTCTGTAAACATTCCAATAATTCTTTATAATGTACCAAGTAGGACTGGTGTAAATATAACTCCAAAGGCTTTAGTACAAATAGCAGAATTAAATAATGTAGTTGCTATAAAAGAAGCTAGCGGAAATATAAGTCAAATCATGGAAATGAAATCATTATGCAAAGATAAAATAGACATTTATTCTGGCAATGATGATCAAATAGTTCCAATAATGTCTCTTGGAGGCAAAGGAGTTATATCAGTTTTAGCTAACGTTATACCAAATGAGGTTCATACACTTACTAAAAAATGTTTAGAAGGAAACTTTGATGAAGCTTTAGACATTCAATTAAATAGATTGAAATTAACAAATGCTTTATTTATAGAAACAAATCCTATTCCTGTAAAAACAGCTATGAATCTTATGGGATTTGAAGTTGGCTCTTTAAGACTTCCACTATGTGAAATGGAAGATAGTAATTTAGAAACATTAAAGATTATTTTAAAGGAAAATAAATTAATATAAGGTGATTAAATGATAAAAATAGTATTAAACGGTTGCTGTGGCAAAATGGGTAAAGTCATAACTGAATGTGCTAGCAAATTTAATGATTTACAAATTGTTGCTGGTATAGATAAATTCCCTCATGAAACATCTTATCCTATATTTGAAACGCCTAAAGACTTAAATCTAGATTACGATGTATTATTAGATTTCTCAAGAGCTGGTGCTTTAAAAGGCTTAATAAGTTTAACTGAAAAAACCAAAAAGCCGTTAGTTATTTGTTCAACAGGATTTTCTGATGAAGATTTAGCTTTAATAGAAGAAAAAAGCAGAACACTTCCACTATTCCGTTCTGCTAATATGTCACTTGGAATAAATTTAATAAATTCTCTATTAAGAAAAGTAACACCTCTTCTTTATGGTAATTATGATATTGAAATCATAGAAAAACATCATAATCAAAAGGTAGATTCTCCTAGTGGTACTGCAGTTTTACTTGCAGATACAATAAAGGAATCTATAAATGATGAAACAAAATTCGTTTATGGACGTTCTGGAGCATCTAAAAGAGAAGAGAATGAAATAGGAATTCATGCTATTAGAGGTGGCTCTATAGTTGGAGATCACGATGTAATATTTG encodes:
- a CDS encoding aspartate-semialdehyde dehydrogenase, with translation MYNVAIVGATGNVGRKFLEILEQRDFPVKNLYLFASKRSEGKTLKFKGKDFLVEETCEKNIKNKKIDYALFSAGGDASKEFAPIFASYGAVVIDNSSAWRMDPDVPLVVPEVNPEDIKLHKGIIANPNCSTIQAMPIVKALNDKYGIKRIVYSTYQAVSGAGIQAIKDLEDGVKGIAPKKFPYPIAGNVLPHIDVFLDNGYTKEEEKMINETRKILHCPDLRITATTARVPVLNGHSESINVELNSSFEVEDIFELFRNTNGVTVYDDVRELKYPTPLMVSGKDDVYVGRIRRDFSIDNGLNLWVVGDNIRKGAALNAIQIAEIMIQSNN
- the dapA gene encoding 4-hydroxy-tetrahydrodipicolinate synthase, producing the protein MSVFEGSGVAIVTPFNDKGVDYDKLKDLLEWHVKEGTDSIVICGTTGEATTMTENEKKTVIKFAVDVINNRIPVIAGTGSNNTLSAIEMSKYAEIVGVDAILVITPYYNKTSQKGLFKHFKAVNDSVNIPIILYNVPSRTGVNITPKALVQIAELNNVVAIKEASGNISQIMEMKSLCKDKIDIYSGNDDQIVPIMSLGGKGVISVLANVIPNEVHTLTKKCLEGNFDEALDIQLNRLKLTNALFIETNPIPVKTAMNLMGFEVGSLRLPLCEMEDSNLETLKIILKENKLI
- the dapB gene encoding 4-hydroxy-tetrahydrodipicolinate reductase, with product MIKIVLNGCCGKMGKVITECASKFNDLQIVAGIDKFPHETSYPIFETPKDLNLDYDVLLDFSRAGALKGLISLTEKTKKPLVICSTGFSDEDLALIEEKSRTLPLFRSANMSLGINLINSLLRKVTPLLYGNYDIEIIEKHHNQKVDSPSGTAVLLADTIKESINDETKFVYGRSGASKREENEIGIHAIRGGSIVGDHDVIFAGVGEVIELSHKAISREVFAIGALKACEYMGNISIPGLYTMDDVIGITK